In Listeria cossartiae subsp. cossartiae, one genomic interval encodes:
- a CDS encoding LapB repeat-containing protein, whose product MKINWKIVLLFVLILTLIVPVYSSAVETEKSVNAPKNLKASPLTIPANSTIADLFPDEGMAKTIANQLARVENNNFQTPAKTDWKVDDVVTEVELNKIAFLTSVAPIGSIEGIQYLPNLYDVRLYINKQCKDLSPFLKAPNGYSQLYRLSINNGNISDISPLTELSAPTLNDIDLGGNNISDLSLFPKLPNKFPNLEEISLERNNISDVSPLAKFASTKIKIFNLDENHITDLSSLTNNKMPNLQRLYVRYQTLDMEPVVTSSKYEFSIQPSIFGTTKPVKITATKPKATIDPITSKITYSAEEMAKKPFYYSPLFPGVTYSWDEDFPLNGSNSLVDFRGTITQPLTYIGPPQVVSYNSGLTYEIGTSLTEQQFLNDVNLITDQPTTITSDFDVKLKNLNTVGIYWVAVKASNIEGNAEANIMVTIKYKPPVITADAEYTYLVGDKVNATQFRADVNATLTGEGTLRDDFTTKVRLNTAGDYVVTLSSPKSGYYEQDAIPVTVIVHVKELLELQIPDEFRMDIDANEDSVPISDKKQTLKCYGSSGKAELEVIDRRTVRQGWTITGAMTPFTNSGGDVLQTSLKYQSKALSSSPIYLNTTNQPIEKKQSAVTDPKYDSTVFNLEDSLSMEIEPNDALVNDSYESKITWTLEDAPRP is encoded by the coding sequence ATGAAAATCAATTGGAAAATAGTTCTGCTTTTTGTTTTAATTTTAACGCTTATTGTTCCGGTTTATTCGAGTGCTGTGGAAACGGAAAAAAGTGTAAATGCACCTAAAAATTTGAAGGCTAGCCCGCTAACAATTCCAGCAAATAGCACGATAGCAGATTTGTTTCCCGATGAAGGGATGGCAAAAACTATCGCAAACCAACTAGCAAGAGTAGAAAATAACAATTTTCAAACACCTGCTAAAACGGATTGGAAAGTGGATGATGTTGTTACTGAAGTGGAGTTAAATAAAATAGCCTTCTTAACTTCAGTTGCTCCTATAGGAAGTATCGAAGGCATTCAATATCTACCTAATCTTTACGATGTACGGTTATATATTAATAAACAGTGTAAGGATTTATCTCCTTTTTTAAAGGCACCAAATGGATACTCACAGTTATATCGGTTAAGTATTAATAATGGTAATATTTCAGATATTTCACCTCTTACTGAACTGAGTGCACCAACGCTTAACGATATAGACTTAGGAGGTAATAACATTTCTGATTTATCCCTTTTTCCAAAGCTGCCTAATAAATTCCCTAATTTAGAAGAAATATCTTTGGAAAGAAATAATATATCAGATGTTTCGCCACTTGCTAAATTTGCCAGTACTAAAATAAAGATATTTAATTTGGATGAGAATCATATTACTGATTTATCTAGTCTTACAAATAACAAAATGCCTAATTTACAGCGATTATATGTTCGATATCAAACATTAGATATGGAACCGGTAGTTACTTCTAGTAAGTATGAATTTTCTATACAGCCATCTATTTTCGGAACAACCAAGCCAGTTAAAATAACTGCTACTAAACCCAAAGCAACTATTGATCCTATTACTTCTAAAATTACATATTCAGCAGAAGAAATGGCTAAAAAACCGTTTTATTACTCTCCTTTGTTTCCAGGAGTTACCTATTCGTGGGACGAGGATTTTCCGTTAAATGGTAGCAATAGCCTAGTGGACTTCAGGGGTACGATTACTCAGCCATTAACTTATATTGGCCCACCACAAGTTGTGTCTTACAATTCAGGCCTTACTTATGAGATAGGTACATCACTTACGGAACAACAATTTCTAAACGATGTCAATTTGATAACAGATCAACCAACAACAATTACAAGCGATTTTGATGTGAAACTAAAGAATCTAAACACTGTAGGTATTTACTGGGTTGCTGTCAAAGCTTCTAATATTGAAGGAAATGCGGAGGCCAATATTATGGTAACGATTAAGTATAAGCCACCAGTCATAACCGCAGATGCAGAATACACCTATTTAGTAGGAGATAAAGTGAATGCTACTCAATTTCGAGCAGATGTAAATGCAACTTTGACAGGTGAAGGAACACTAAGAGATGACTTTACAACTAAAGTAAGACTTAATACGGCGGGAGATTATGTTGTAACTCTTTCTTCGCCTAAAAGTGGATACTATGAGCAAGATGCAATACCTGTTACAGTCATCGTTCACGTAAAAGAACTTTTGGAATTGCAAATCCCAGATGAATTTCGAATGGATATAGATGCAAATGAAGACTCTGTACCAATTTCAGATAAGAAACAAACGCTTAAATGCTATGGTTCGTCTGGAAAGGCTGAGTTAGAGGTAATAGATAGACGAACTGTGCGGCAAGGCTGGACGATAACCGGTGCGATGACACCATTTACCAATAGCGGCGGCGACGTGCTACAAACTTCGCTAAAATATCAAAGCAAAGCCCTTTCCAGCAGTCCGATTTATTTAAATACGACAAATCAACCTATCGAAAAGAAACAATCAGCTGTGACTGACCCGAAATATGATTCCACTGTTTTCAATCTGGAAGACAGTTTATCCATGGAAATTGAGCCAAACGATGCGCTAGTGAACGATTCCTATGAGTCGAAAATTACGTGGACGTTGGAAGATGCACCTCGACCATAA
- a CDS encoding LPXTG cell wall anchor domain-containing protein — translation MKKMGFILICCLFVCASPFYVKANTDKATSKAGVIFTHDPRKPKTGTDDRSGTFPTKVPPKKLPKTGDTTDLYFILLGISCILIARNGYFKEVRKEIR, via the coding sequence TTGAAAAAAATGGGATTCATTTTAATTTGTTGTTTGTTTGTGTGCGCATCGCCGTTTTATGTAAAAGCGAATACGGATAAAGCGACAAGCAAAGCGGGAGTGATTTTCACGCATGACCCCCGAAAACCAAAAACTGGAACAGATGATAGAAGCGGCACTTTTCCAACCAAAGTCCCTCCCAAAAAGCTGCCGAAAACAGGAGATACGACCGATTTATATTTTATTTTGCTAGGAATCAGTTGTATTTTAATCGCGAGAAATGGCTACTTTAAGGAGGTGAGGAAAGAAATTCGGTGA
- a CDS encoding WxL domain-containing protein encodes MTSRTVKVTTASLLALGLIVAPVLSGDFASAATSVTKDSKGIVKFDKSTTPDPTPVNPDPVDPNPVIPDPTDPPIGTDGLWILAVSDWDFGTHNVSTLSSGSLDVHAADDTISTYVDTNGNGQQDLPGEVTVAKDVTPYAQISDVRGTNTGWTLSVTGSEFKDSSTPAKTIPGATLTIPKSTVDSATSTAQPPTGYDNVTISMTGGAAVPVMAAKDKQTATPTNFSDDEGMGTWTDSFGSAAVSATNTSKPKLSIPQNVVVADGTYESTLTWTLSDTPGV; translated from the coding sequence ATGACAAGTAGAACAGTAAAAGTAACAACAGCGAGTTTATTAGCATTAGGATTGATTGTTGCACCAGTACTTTCTGGAGATTTTGCTTCAGCAGCGACTTCGGTAACGAAAGATTCAAAAGGGATTGTAAAATTTGATAAGAGTACAACGCCTGATCCGACTCCAGTAAATCCAGATCCAGTTGATCCAAATCCGGTTATTCCAGATCCGACTGATCCGCCAATTGGCACCGATGGACTTTGGATTTTAGCAGTATCTGACTGGGATTTCGGAACACATAACGTATCCACTTTATCTTCTGGTTCGTTAGATGTACATGCCGCAGATGATACGATTTCCACGTATGTTGATACAAATGGTAATGGACAACAAGATTTACCAGGGGAAGTTACTGTAGCTAAAGACGTAACACCTTATGCGCAAATTAGCGATGTTCGTGGTACCAATACAGGGTGGACACTTTCCGTGACAGGTAGCGAGTTCAAGGATTCTTCCACACCAGCAAAAACAATTCCAGGTGCAACATTAACTATTCCGAAATCGACTGTTGACTCGGCGACTTCTACTGCACAACCACCAACAGGATATGATAACGTAACGATTTCCATGACTGGCGGAGCAGCAGTTCCAGTAATGGCAGCCAAAGACAAGCAAACAGCCACTCCAACTAACTTCAGTGATGATGAAGGAATGGGAACATGGACAGATAGCTTTGGTTCCGCAGCAGTTTCGGCAACCAATACTTCGAAACCTAAATTATCTATTCCGCAAAATGTTGTTGTAGCAGACGGAACTTACGAAAGTACATTAACTTGGACTTTAAGCGATACACCAGGAGTTTAA
- a CDS encoding DUF916 and DUF3324 domain-containing protein, with amino-acid sequence MKKICAIIFACTIAVLCFPGQQADATENSSFSVKAILPDNQASSVTYFDLQMKPQQKQSLNVEITNHSKEKITVNCVANTAVTNEMGYVDYSIPNTKPDKTLKYPFADIAKESASEVTLDPNETKTWTVTIQMPAENFDGIILGGLHFKEKKAEDKEKASDEKDVQIKNEYAYVIGVKLTEKTTVVKPELELNQIKPATRNYRNVVEINLQNTKATLVGGLAVDAKIYKQGSDEVLHEAKRTDLSMAPNSNFNYSVDWENQELKPGKYKLHLVARNTDDKWEWTEEFTISSDEAKKANKVALGLEKDYTWMYITGGVLLLLLILTATYFIGRRTAKKNHDAE; translated from the coding sequence TTGAAAAAAATATGCGCAATCATCTTTGCTTGTACAATCGCTGTCCTTTGCTTTCCGGGGCAGCAGGCAGATGCAACTGAAAATAGTAGTTTTTCCGTAAAAGCAATTCTCCCTGATAATCAGGCATCAAGCGTGACCTATTTCGATTTACAAATGAAACCGCAGCAGAAACAATCGCTAAATGTCGAAATCACCAACCATAGTAAAGAAAAAATTACCGTTAATTGCGTTGCCAATACAGCTGTTACCAATGAGATGGGCTATGTGGATTACTCGATTCCAAACACCAAACCAGATAAAACGTTAAAATATCCATTTGCGGATATAGCGAAAGAGAGCGCGTCCGAGGTTACACTTGACCCAAATGAAACCAAAACATGGACGGTTACGATTCAAATGCCCGCTGAAAACTTTGACGGCATTATTTTGGGCGGATTGCATTTCAAAGAAAAGAAAGCAGAAGACAAAGAAAAAGCTTCTGACGAAAAAGATGTCCAAATTAAAAATGAATACGCCTACGTCATCGGTGTGAAGCTAACCGAAAAAACGACTGTCGTAAAACCAGAACTAGAATTGAATCAAATTAAACCAGCTACTCGAAATTACCGCAATGTAGTAGAAATAAATTTGCAAAATACAAAAGCGACCTTAGTTGGCGGGCTGGCCGTGGATGCCAAAATATATAAACAAGGCAGCGATGAAGTATTACATGAAGCGAAACGAACAGATTTATCGATGGCACCAAACTCCAATTTTAACTACAGTGTAGACTGGGAAAACCAAGAGTTAAAACCGGGCAAATATAAGTTACATTTAGTCGCCAGAAATACTGATGATAAATGGGAGTGGACGGAAGAGTTCACTATTTCTTCAGATGAAGCGAAAAAAGCCAATAAAGTAGCATTAGGATTAGAGAAAGATTACACATGGATGTATATTACAGGTGGCGTTCTATTGCTCCTGCTTATCCTCACAGCAACATACTTTATTGGTAGACGCACAGCAAAGAAAAATCATGATGCCGAATAA
- the cbpA gene encoding cyclic di-AMP binding protein CbpA, with protein MLIKNLCIPKINLTTVPGDATLQEAIHLLEESGYRCVPVLDEKGEKFLGNIYKMHIYKHAANGGSLSDPVMSLIKNATKHICVNASFFEVFFTIKELPYIAVLNEQGNFYGILTHGKLLGLLQDGWNVQTTSYVLTIATGEVQGALTKITKIIDRYSSIASLITLDNQTEDFIRRVLVSLPVGVTEDKKNEIITHLERKGLRVVETEKIKK; from the coding sequence ATGTTGATAAAAAACCTTTGTATCCCTAAGATCAATTTAACAACCGTCCCTGGAGATGCTACGTTACAAGAGGCTATCCATTTACTAGAAGAATCTGGTTATCGCTGTGTTCCTGTATTAGACGAAAAAGGTGAAAAATTCCTAGGCAACATTTATAAAATGCATATATACAAACATGCAGCTAACGGTGGAAGCCTTAGTGATCCTGTAATGAGCTTAATCAAAAATGCAACGAAACATATTTGTGTAAACGCATCTTTCTTTGAAGTCTTTTTTACAATTAAAGAGCTACCATATATCGCGGTTCTAAATGAACAAGGTAACTTTTATGGAATTTTAACGCACGGAAAATTACTTGGTTTGCTACAAGACGGCTGGAATGTGCAAACGACTAGCTATGTTCTTACTATTGCAACTGGTGAAGTTCAAGGTGCCTTAACAAAAATCACCAAAATCATCGACCGTTACTCGAGCATCGCAAGTTTAATCACACTGGATAACCAAACAGAAGACTTCATTCGCCGCGTGCTTGTTTCACTACCAGTTGGCGTAACAGAAGATAAGAAGAACGAAATCATCACCCACTTAGAACGTAAAGGGCTTCGTGTTGTGGAAACAGAAAAAATTAAAAAATAA
- a CDS encoding iron-containing alcohol dehydrogenase: protein MQKEMLNFDYYNPTHIIFGKNRLEELNQVIPQDKKVLILYGGGSVKKFGTLDKVKEVLKSREVGEFGGIEANPTYETLIKAIQLVKEENYDFLLAVGGGSVIDGTKFVAAGALFDGEPMDIFGSGIGEKRPITKALPFGTVLTLPATGSEMNSGGVITFVEKKAKLGFGSAYTYPVFSLLDPELTYTLPKRQLANGIMDAYVHVMEQYMTYPVGALLQDRYAESLLQTLIEIGPAVIEEDNHDYNTRATFMWSATNALNGTLSRGVPQDWASHSLGHEITALYGIDHARTLAIVLPSLLNVRRSEKHDKLVQYAERVWGITTGNEEEKIDAAILKTREFFESLGAGTRFSDYGLGEEVVDLLVDQLERHGLTNISERGDQTLEVSRQIYTNAL from the coding sequence ATGCAAAAAGAAATGTTGAATTTTGATTATTATAATCCTACTCATATTATTTTTGGTAAAAATCGTTTAGAGGAATTAAATCAAGTGATCCCGCAAGATAAAAAGGTATTAATTTTATATGGCGGCGGAAGTGTGAAAAAATTTGGGACACTCGATAAAGTAAAAGAAGTTCTTAAATCACGAGAGGTTGGCGAATTTGGTGGTATTGAAGCCAACCCTACATACGAAACATTAATTAAAGCAATCCAATTAGTAAAAGAAGAAAACTATGACTTTTTACTTGCAGTTGGTGGCGGATCCGTTATTGACGGTACAAAATTTGTTGCAGCTGGTGCATTATTTGACGGTGAACCGATGGATATTTTTGGTAGCGGCATTGGCGAAAAACGTCCAATCACAAAGGCGCTTCCTTTTGGTACAGTATTGACACTTCCAGCAACTGGTTCTGAAATGAATAGCGGCGGAGTAATCACTTTTGTAGAGAAGAAAGCGAAACTTGGCTTCGGTAGCGCTTATACGTACCCAGTTTTCTCCTTGCTTGATCCAGAACTTACGTACACACTACCAAAACGTCAACTGGCAAATGGTATTATGGATGCGTATGTGCATGTGATGGAACAATATATGACTTATCCAGTGGGCGCGTTATTACAAGATCGTTATGCGGAAAGTCTACTACAAACGTTAATCGAAATTGGTCCAGCTGTGATTGAGGAAGATAATCACGATTACAACACACGGGCTACTTTTATGTGGTCAGCTACGAATGCGCTTAATGGGACGTTATCAAGAGGTGTTCCGCAAGACTGGGCGAGTCACAGCTTAGGTCACGAAATTACAGCACTTTATGGTATTGATCATGCGCGTACTTTGGCGATTGTTCTTCCATCCCTTTTAAATGTTCGTCGTAGTGAAAAACATGATAAATTAGTGCAATATGCCGAACGAGTGTGGGGGATTACGACTGGCAATGAGGAAGAAAAAATAGATGCAGCAATTCTGAAAACACGTGAATTTTTTGAAAGTTTAGGGGCAGGAACTAGATTTAGTGATTACGGACTTGGCGAAGAAGTAGTAGACTTACTTGTCGATCAACTGGAACGTCACGGTTTAACAAATATTTCCGAACGTGGCGACCAAACTTTAGAAGTATCTCGTCAAATTTATACAAATGCTTTATAA
- a CDS encoding peptide MFS transporter — MSTNKEKTFFGHPRGLATLFNTEFWERFSYYGMRALLLYYMYTAVSDGGLGFSQSTATAIMSIYGSLVFMSGVIGGWFADRVLGARQTIFYGGVLIMVGHIVLAIPSGGAAALFGSMAFIILGTGLLKPNVSNVVGDLYPAGDNRRDAGFSIFYMGINLGAFIAPPIVSAVSDNAGSYHAGFGVAAVGMAIALVVYVLTGKRYLKDAGKKAPNPLQKSEAKSLTFKIVGIVLGIALLIAVLTWITGSLTIDTIILAVTVMGVGVPLFYFIMMMTSKKTEADEKSRLTAYIPLFLVAVLFWMIEEQGSSTLALFAAERTDLSIWGMNLNPANFQSLNPVFVITLSPIFAWIWTKLGDRQPSTPRKFALGLFFAGLSFVVMMLPGILHGNTTTLVSPLWLVLSFFICIFGEMFISPVGLSATTKLAPKAFASQTMSLWFLSDAMGQSFNAQLTQYFNADTEIAYFGITGFVAIAFAVALFIIAPFLKKYMKGVH, encoded by the coding sequence TTGAGTACCAACAAGGAAAAAACATTTTTCGGGCACCCGCGTGGCCTGGCAACATTATTTAATACCGAATTTTGGGAGCGATTCTCCTATTACGGAATGCGCGCGTTATTACTTTACTATATGTATACTGCGGTATCAGATGGTGGACTTGGATTTAGCCAATCAACAGCAACGGCGATTATGTCTATCTATGGTTCACTAGTATTTATGTCAGGCGTCATTGGTGGCTGGTTTGCTGACCGTGTCTTGGGGGCACGTCAAACCATCTTTTACGGTGGCGTACTGATTATGGTCGGTCATATCGTTCTAGCAATACCAAGTGGTGGAGCAGCGGCACTATTTGGCTCGATGGCGTTTATTATTCTAGGAACTGGTCTACTTAAACCGAACGTTTCTAATGTCGTTGGGGATTTATATCCAGCGGGCGATAATCGTCGCGATGCTGGCTTTAGTATTTTTTATATGGGGATTAACTTAGGTGCATTTATTGCTCCACCAATCGTTTCAGCTGTTTCTGACAACGCTGGAAGTTACCACGCTGGTTTTGGTGTGGCGGCAGTTGGGATGGCAATTGCACTTGTGGTTTATGTTTTAACAGGAAAACGTTACTTAAAAGACGCTGGCAAAAAAGCGCCAAATCCGCTTCAAAAATCAGAAGCAAAAAGTCTTACCTTCAAAATAGTTGGCATTGTTTTAGGAATAGCGTTATTAATTGCTGTTTTAACTTGGATTACAGGTAGTTTAACAATTGATACGATTATTCTTGCTGTAACGGTGATGGGCGTGGGGGTTCCACTCTTTTACTTTATTATGATGATGACTAGTAAGAAAACAGAGGCGGACGAAAAATCACGTTTGACTGCATACATACCGTTATTTTTAGTCGCAGTATTATTTTGGATGATTGAAGAACAAGGCTCGTCAACACTAGCACTTTTCGCGGCAGAAAGAACGGATTTATCTATTTGGGGCATGAACTTAAATCCGGCCAATTTCCAGTCGCTTAATCCAGTGTTTGTTATTACGCTTTCACCAATTTTTGCATGGATTTGGACGAAACTCGGCGACAGGCAACCATCTACACCACGCAAATTTGCGCTCGGACTATTCTTTGCCGGTTTATCTTTTGTTGTCATGATGCTTCCGGGTATTTTGCACGGAAATACGACAACACTTGTAAGTCCGCTTTGGTTAGTACTAAGCTTCTTCATCTGTATTTTTGGGGAAATGTTTATCTCGCCAGTTGGCCTATCCGCAACAACCAAACTAGCACCAAAAGCTTTTGCATCTCAAACAATGAGCTTATGGTTCTTGTCAGATGCGATGGGGCAATCATTCAACGCCCAATTAACACAATACTTTAATGCCGACACAGAAATTGCTTACTTCGGAATCACAGGCTTCGTAGCAATAGCCTTTGCGGTAGCATTATTCATTATCGCCCCATTCTTGAAAAAGTATATGAAGGGTGTTCATTAA
- a CDS encoding helix-turn-helix transcriptional regulator, with translation MIVTNKVKYLREQHDIPQNDLAKALEVSRQTIHAIEKGKYNPSLELSLKIAKYFHLPVEEIFNLEGE, from the coding sequence ATGATTGTTACAAATAAGGTTAAATACTTAAGAGAACAACACGATATCCCTCAAAATGATTTAGCTAAAGCTTTAGAAGTATCTCGACAAACTATACATGCTATTGAAAAAGGTAAGTATAACCCTAGCTTAGAACTTAGCTTAAAGATAGCCAAATATTTCCACTTACCTGTTGAAGAAATTTTTAATTTGGAGGGAGAATAA
- a CDS encoding histidine phosphatase family protein produces the protein MESAGRVVIYLTRHGKTILNTLDRVQGWADSPLTEEGALVAHDLGRGLKGTNFVAAYASDRGRAIETARIVMNESDNNHLKLGKLAEMREFGFGKFEGEYNQAVLKMVAKAHGFESIESYYAKNAEKNANIVIDTVHKMDETGMTENAAIFEERLTAGLDAILTDAQNRGGGEVLVVAHGMVIHRIIEMIDPSKSIRIIENASVTKVIFENGAYSIEEPGNMSYVEAGKKA, from the coding sequence ATGGAATCAGCAGGTAGGGTAGTTATTTATTTAACGCGACATGGAAAGACGATTTTAAACACACTTGATCGGGTGCAGGGCTGGGCTGACTCGCCTTTAACCGAAGAAGGAGCACTTGTTGCGCATGATTTAGGTCGTGGCTTGAAGGGGACTAATTTTGTAGCCGCTTACGCAAGTGACCGGGGACGCGCAATTGAAACTGCTCGAATTGTCATGAACGAAAGCGACAACAATCATTTAAAACTAGGAAAATTAGCTGAGATGCGTGAATTTGGTTTCGGTAAATTTGAAGGGGAATATAACCAAGCGGTGTTAAAAATGGTTGCAAAGGCACACGGTTTTGAATCAATTGAAAGTTATTATGCAAAAAATGCTGAAAAAAATGCTAACATCGTGATTGATACGGTGCACAAAATGGACGAAACTGGAATGACGGAAAACGCAGCTATTTTTGAAGAAAGATTAACTGCTGGGCTTGATGCAATTCTTACAGATGCGCAAAACCGTGGTGGTGGAGAAGTCTTAGTCGTTGCACATGGTATGGTTATTCATCGCATTATTGAAATGATTGATCCGAGTAAAAGTATAAGAATTATTGAAAATGCCAGCGTGACTAAAGTTATTTTTGAAAATGGGGCGTATTCGATTGAAGAACCGGGGAATATGTCGTATGTAGAAGCTGGTAAAAAAGCATAA
- a CDS encoding histidine phosphatase family protein: MTAGKLNVYLVRHGKTMFNTSRRVQGWSDTPLTNEGIEVAEFLGRGLRETPFDAVYTSDRGRTIETAGIVLRESKQAHLEINELRDFREFGFGKFEGEYEDIMFGQVMEYLGFKSVEEAFEKFGDDGYQIISETVEKIDETGMSESWDTMVGRLKNALETVSAENKSDNANVLVVSHGMAINTIISFFDKSLINPELANASVTKLGFENGTWTIEAVNDLSYIEAGKTVLV, translated from the coding sequence ATGACAGCAGGAAAACTGAATGTGTACTTAGTTAGGCACGGCAAGACGATGTTTAATACATCTCGTCGTGTGCAAGGGTGGTCAGATACGCCATTAACAAATGAAGGAATCGAAGTGGCGGAATTTTTAGGACGTGGACTTCGCGAAACTCCATTTGATGCAGTTTATACGAGTGACCGTGGCCGGACGATTGAAACGGCTGGAATCGTGTTACGCGAAAGCAAACAAGCCCATTTAGAAATCAATGAATTACGTGATTTTCGTGAGTTTGGCTTTGGTAAATTTGAAGGTGAGTATGAAGATATTATGTTTGGCCAAGTAATGGAATATTTAGGCTTCAAGTCAGTAGAAGAAGCTTTTGAAAAATTCGGTGATGATGGGTACCAAATTATATCCGAAACAGTGGAAAAAATTGATGAAACTGGTATGTCCGAATCATGGGATACGATGGTTGGTAGATTGAAAAATGCGCTAGAAACAGTTAGTGCGGAAAATAAATCGGATAATGCGAATGTTTTAGTTGTTTCTCATGGAATGGCAATCAATACAATTATTTCCTTCTTTGATAAGTCGTTAATCAATCCTGAACTTGCCAATGCAAGTGTTACAAAACTAGGCTTTGAAAATGGCACATGGACCATTGAGGCTGTGAATGATTTAAGTTACATTGAAGCAGGAAAAACAGTTTTAGTATAA
- a CDS encoding lactonase family protein has product MSKNEATAYIGTYTKVESQGIYRLVIDKTTGEIKENKLAGKMDNPTYLKISDDEKFVYSVAKDGDKGGVAAFSIEEDGSLAFIGQDVQAGNPPCYVDASHDGSIVVSANYHLGTIVSYPTENGALKPSVSTIQHTGKSVHERQEKPHAHFAGFTPDQKYVITCDLGTDKVTTYSATAGKLEKVTELDVKPGSGPRNLVFHPNAKYVYIMTELTSEVVFAEYDKATGALNVIQTIASLPEGFDKENKGSAIHISPDGRFLYVSNRGQDAIVSYAVAENGTLTLAATTPVEGVGPRDFDLNYTGEILVATNENSNNVTVFGVNKETGALTLLQKDVKVPEPVCIKFVK; this is encoded by the coding sequence ATGTCAAAAAATGAAGCAACTGCTTATATTGGTACATATACCAAAGTCGAAAGCCAAGGTATCTATCGCTTAGTAATCGACAAAACGACTGGCGAAATTAAAGAAAATAAATTAGCTGGAAAAATGGACAACCCAACATATCTTAAAATTTCAGATGACGAAAAATTCGTTTACTCTGTAGCAAAAGATGGCGATAAAGGTGGCGTTGCTGCTTTTTCTATCGAAGAAGATGGCTCGCTTGCCTTCATCGGTCAAGACGTTCAAGCTGGCAACCCGCCATGTTACGTTGATGCGTCACATGATGGTTCTATCGTCGTTTCCGCTAACTACCACTTAGGTACAATCGTTAGCTACCCAACCGAAAACGGCGCATTAAAGCCTTCTGTTTCCACTATTCAACACACTGGTAAAAGTGTTCACGAACGTCAAGAAAAACCACATGCGCACTTTGCTGGTTTCACTCCGGACCAAAAATACGTTATCACATGTGACCTTGGAACGGACAAAGTAACTACTTACTCCGCTACTGCAGGAAAACTGGAAAAAGTAACGGAATTAGATGTAAAACCAGGAAGCGGTCCTCGTAATCTTGTTTTCCATCCAAATGCGAAATATGTGTATATCATGACAGAATTAACTTCTGAAGTTGTTTTTGCTGAATATGACAAAGCTACTGGCGCGTTAAACGTGATCCAAACAATCGCTTCTCTTCCAGAAGGTTTTGACAAAGAAAATAAAGGTAGCGCAATCCATATTTCTCCAGATGGTCGTTTCCTATATGTTTCTAACCGCGGCCAAGATGCTATCGTTAGTTATGCAGTTGCCGAAAATGGTACATTAACACTTGCAGCAACAACTCCAGTAGAAGGCGTAGGTCCACGTGACTTCGACCTTAACTACACTGGCGAAATCTTAGTAGCAACAAACGAAAACAGCAATAACGTCACTGTTTTTGGTGTAAATAAAGAAACTGGCGCCCTAACATTACTTCAAAAAGATGTAAAAGTTCCAGAACCAGTTTGCATTAAATTCGTAAAATAA